The Ensifer adhaerens genome contains a region encoding:
- a CDS encoding serine hydrolase: MMNELKPGVVAAELNAIADSQPFITRFLVRNLATGETIGRGEREETPSASTRKTSIMMAALKAVAEGRLDLDERITYEARFAEEVASGMFRYLTPGIVISLRDAIVGMMVLSDNVCTKMVFERLTLEEVDQYCKALGMAGTHHRFLIPPLALKPDHSLADVTTTTAADQVMLLELILAAQDDTAAAAKLGISLELADFALKTLKSQVLRYGLRSRLPFDTVAACKGGRGKRGRMDAGVVYRDGKPLYAIAAFTDGVPALMSDGTPGYTIALETIGKLSQACWRAF; encoded by the coding sequence ATGATGAACGAACTCAAGCCCGGAGTGGTCGCGGCAGAACTCAACGCGATTGCGGACAGCCAGCCTTTCATCACGCGCTTCCTCGTGCGCAACCTTGCGACCGGCGAAACGATCGGCCGCGGCGAGCGCGAAGAAACCCCGTCCGCCAGCACCCGCAAGACCTCGATCATGATGGCGGCACTGAAGGCGGTGGCCGAGGGACGCCTCGATCTCGATGAGCGCATCACCTATGAGGCGCGTTTCGCGGAGGAAGTGGCGAGCGGCATGTTCCGCTACCTGACGCCGGGCATCGTCATTTCGCTGCGCGACGCGATCGTCGGCATGATGGTGTTGAGCGACAATGTCTGCACCAAGATGGTGTTCGAACGGCTGACGCTCGAAGAGGTTGATCAGTACTGCAAGGCGCTCGGCATGGCGGGAACGCACCACCGCTTCCTCATTCCGCCGCTGGCGCTGAAGCCCGATCATTCGCTCGCTGACGTGACCACGACGACGGCTGCCGACCAGGTGATGCTGCTGGAACTGATCCTTGCCGCTCAGGACGACACAGCGGCAGCTGCCAAGCTCGGCATCTCCTTGGAGCTCGCCGACTTCGCCCTGAAGACGCTGAAGAGCCAGGTGCTGCGCTACGGCCTGCGCTCGCGGCTGCCCTTCGATACGGTGGCGGCCTGCAAGGGCGGCCGCGGAAAACGCGGCCGCATGGATGCCGGCGTCGTCTATCGTGACGGCAAACCGCTCTACGCGATTGCCGCCTTTACCGATGGCGTGCCGGCGCTGATGTCCGACGGCACGCCCGGCTACACGATTGCGCTCGAAACCATCGGCAAGCTGTCACAGGCCTGCTGGCGCGCCTTTTGA
- a CDS encoding ABC transporter substrate-binding protein yields MKTILLAGTMLMSAIALGHARDLTVAQSSDIRSNEPGVNRDGNTDSVIFHIVEGLVGYAENGEVKPLLAKSFEVSPDGLTYTFKLRDDVKFHNGKALTAEDVVWNWNRYIKPETKWTCAGDFDGSKSIKVTNVAATDASTVTMSIEKPSAVFLGLMARPECGYTGIVSQDSLGADGAFVAPIGTGPFKWAEWKKGEYVRLEKNADYVSPANDGKPDGMVGSKRPLVDGIKFMVIPDASTVKTGLLSGALDTAEVSADLIAEFKDSDTMQLIVKRNNGKNLLYFQTRDKTLSNVAVRRAMAEALDLDQLVAAVSNGTGEANASMVSADSIFYSDVQKKKIPMDLEKAKKDLAEAGYNGEPITIIANKRGNVPSFPAAVVAQAMMQQVGLNVQIEVLDYATQVDRRRSGNYQVISQSVSPRLDPALMYSFYVGNKDKNASLMWDNPKAIELMKAAYVEADQAKRQAIFDEFHQLMLDEVPGIFMYDMVDIWGATKKLHGEPVWQSNTRLWEVTLDD; encoded by the coding sequence ATGAAAACCATACTGCTCGCCGGAACCATGCTGATGAGCGCGATCGCGCTCGGCCACGCACGCGATCTCACGGTGGCGCAAAGCTCGGACATCCGCAGCAATGAGCCCGGCGTCAACCGCGACGGCAACACCGACTCGGTGATCTTTCATATCGTCGAAGGCCTCGTCGGCTACGCCGAAAACGGCGAAGTGAAGCCGCTGCTCGCAAAGAGCTTCGAGGTTTCGCCTGATGGCCTGACCTATACCTTCAAGCTGCGCGACGACGTGAAGTTCCACAACGGCAAGGCGCTGACTGCCGAGGACGTGGTCTGGAACTGGAACCGCTACATCAAGCCGGAGACGAAGTGGACCTGCGCCGGCGACTTCGACGGCAGCAAGTCGATCAAGGTGACGAATGTTGCCGCAACCGATGCCTCCACTGTCACCATGAGCATCGAAAAGCCGTCGGCCGTCTTCCTCGGCCTGATGGCGCGTCCGGAATGCGGTTACACCGGTATCGTCTCGCAGGACTCCCTCGGCGCTGACGGCGCCTTCGTCGCCCCGATCGGCACGGGTCCGTTCAAGTGGGCGGAGTGGAAGAAGGGCGAATATGTGCGGCTGGAAAAGAACGCCGACTACGTTTCGCCCGCCAATGACGGCAAGCCGGATGGCATGGTCGGCTCGAAGCGGCCGCTGGTCGACGGCATCAAGTTCATGGTGATCCCGGACGCCTCGACGGTGAAGACGGGCCTGCTTTCAGGCGCGCTTGATACCGCTGAAGTCTCCGCCGATCTCATTGCCGAGTTCAAGGACAGCGACACGATGCAACTCATCGTCAAGCGTAACAACGGCAAGAACCTGCTCTACTTCCAGACCCGCGACAAGACCTTAAGCAACGTCGCGGTCCGCCGTGCCATGGCCGAGGCGCTCGACCTCGATCAGCTGGTCGCCGCGGTCTCCAACGGCACGGGCGAAGCCAACGCGTCGATGGTTTCGGCCGACTCGATCTTCTACTCGGATGTCCAGAAGAAGAAGATCCCGATGGATCTCGAAAAGGCGAAGAAGGACCTCGCGGAAGCCGGCTACAACGGCGAGCCGATCACCATCATTGCCAACAAGCGCGGCAACGTACCGAGCTTCCCGGCCGCCGTCGTCGCCCAGGCGATGATGCAGCAGGTCGGTCTCAACGTGCAGATCGAGGTGCTCGACTATGCCACCCAGGTCGATCGCCGCCGCTCCGGAAACTACCAGGTGATCTCGCAGTCGGTCTCGCCGCGCCTCGACCCGGCGCTGATGTACAGCTTCTATGTCGGCAACAAGGACAAGAACGCCTCCCTGATGTGGGATAATCCGAAGGCAATCGAGCTGATGAAGGCGGCCTATGTCGAGGCCGACCAGGCCAAGCGCCAGGCGATTTTCGACGAGTTCCACCAGCTGATGCTCGACGAGGTCCCCGGCATCTTCATGTACGACATGGTCGACATCTGGGGCGCCACCAAGAAGCTGCATGGCGAGCCGGTGTGGCAGTCCAACACCCGCCTCTGGGAAGTGACGCTCGACGACTGA